The Pecten maximus chromosome 11, xPecMax1.1, whole genome shotgun sequence genome has a segment encoding these proteins:
- the LOC117338297 gene encoding E3 ubiquitin-protein ligase DCST1-like: MNYNDYHDDDAKYIDEESLLPRSKPRTLKRRYNSDRRYNCCRRVAETIKFYIVDFFKASPEHYTAAKALLGFPFGAGLGIILYHLVLDFTWLNESTRHFLGGVFVLGLASGYALSVQVRCITCLLLPTFFGKTGRSYIATFAVVYLISGPIHTIIVNGHEVARSLGCTTELLANHTRARMDLTMKPIAKVMKEFQVEGMLVNKVVKRIDEEFGPMKKEVIDNSEKEKMKKNTEYVDQVSGKTRGDRVKDVENKNKVDNEKEYNKVENDYRSKLDYRCEDVWNEGVIKCQNGFRSMEGRCRNKIPIVGALLCLPFKLTIFCELVRLVPGALGSSCNSKEAVSPGFGEVFVAAKDMADNLDNDFKANLQYKVVSTQEKIDLTTAEEVSKSTLKKFEYKQVWLEFGLSLMKRLMAFTFILVFISAYKYNKAYLTDIRHDNVYITSYFRHIDDRRRKLCKTTLFPMKKVESDACKVLTSPKLMKAEKKKILKGTIMLVIRALISTVIIMSSDLLYSVLDIIRRHSRIDYHQQGEHIIDIDIFGTGFMSEIVRLFLKGFNHNGKIDNISTNFECLPRPVQMEKKYLWLIYGTFGTIWVLMLFEAYGLRLRRLVASFFYRKREKKRILYLYNDMLKKRRGFLRHMRHHIRKQVKKKNLLVKISLTSSLRKEFPRLCGWLKIFGSGKLSCLICEDPEKKGFVRCLTPGCNVGYCAMCWSDIKQRCYSCNPEKASNLSDLSDDGLSDSD, from the coding sequence ATGAACTACAATGACTACCATGATGATGATGCTAAGTATATTGACGAAGAAAGTTTGCTTCCTCGATCTAAACCCAGAACCTTGAAACGGAGATATAACAGTGACAGACGTTACAATTGCTGTCGGAGGGTGGCCGAAACTATTAAATTTTATAtcgttgatttttttaaagCTTCACCTGAACATTACACTGCAGCTAAAGCTTTACTGGGATTTCCGTTTGGTGCTGGACTAGGTATCATTTTATACCATCTTGTTCTGGACTTCACTTGGCTAAACGAAAGTACCCGCCATTTTCTTGGTGGCGTTTTCGTTTTGGGATTGGCAAGCGGATATGCACTTTCGGTTCAGGTGAGATGCATCACATGTCTTTTGCTTCCTACATTCTTTGGGAAAACAGGAAGGTCATACATTGCAACATTTGCTGTTGTATATTTGATTTCGGGACCTATCCACACGATTATCGTAAATGGACACGAAGTAGCAAGATCACTCGGTTGTACAACTGAATTGCTTGCCAACCACACGAGAGCACGCATGGATTTGACTATGAAGCCAATCGCAAAAGTGATGAAAGAATTTCAGGTAGAAGGAATGCTCGTCAACAAAGTCGTAAAGAGAATCGATGAAGAATTCGGTCCCATGAAGAAAGAGGTGATAGATAATtcggaaaaagaaaaaatgaagaaaaacacAGAATATGTTGACCAAGTCTCTGGAAAAACGCGAGGAGACAGGGTGAAGGATGttgaaaacaagaataaagTTGACAATGAAAAGGAATACAACAAGGTTGAGAATGATTACAGAAGTAAACTAGACTACCGCTGTGAAGATGTATGGAACGAAGGCGTTATAAAGTGTCAAAATGGCTTTCGTAGTATGGAAGGACGATGTCGCAACAAAATCCCAATCGTGGGTGCTCTGCTGTGTCTGCCATTCAAACTCACCATATTCTGTGAGCTGGTGAGACTAGTTCCTGGAGCTCTGGGGAGTTCCTGTAACTCTAAGGAGGCTGTAAGTCCCGGTTTTGGGGAGGTTTTCGTGGCTGCAAAGGACATGGCCGATAACTTGGACAACGATTTCAAAGCTAATCTTCAGTACAAAGTGGTCAGCACACAGGAAAAGATAGATTTAACCACAGCGGAGGAGGTTAGCAAATCGACACTCAAAAAATTTGAGTATAAGCAGGTTTGGTTGGAATTCGGATTGTCATTGATGAAGCGTCTCATGGCGTTTACCTTTATACTGGTATTTATCAGTGCTTATAAGTACAACAAGGCATATCTGACGGACATCCGACACGACAACGTCTACATCACGTCTTACTTTCGTCACATCGACGATCGACGACGAAAGCTTTGTAAGACTACCCTATTTCCAATGAAGAAAGTGGAAAGTGATGCCTGTAAAGTTTTGACAAGTCCAAAACTGATGAAAgcagaaaaaaagaagattttgaaGGGAACAATTATGCTGGTGATACGGGCATTAATTTCGACAGTGATTATCATGTCTAGTGATCTTCTCTACAGTGTTCTCGATATCATTAGGCGTCACAGTCGCATTGACTACCACCAGCAGGGGGAACACATAATCGATATCGATATATTCGGTACTGGCTTTATGTCCGAAATCGTCAGACTTTTCCTGAAAGGTTTTAACCACAACGGTAAAATTGACAACATCTCAACGAATTTCGAGTGTTTACCCCGACCGGTTCAGAtggaaaagaaatatttatggCTGATATATGGCACATTCGGCACCATCTGGGTTCTAATGCTTTTCGAAGCATATGGTCTCCGTCTCCGACGACTCGTCGCCTCGTTTTTTTATCGAAAAAGGGAGAAAAAACGGATTCTTTACCTATATAACGACATGCTGAAGAAGCGACGGGGGTTCTTGCGCCATATGCGCCATCATATTCGGAAGCAAGTTAAGAAGAAAAACCTTTTAGTTAAAATAAGCCTGACCAGCAGTTTACGAAAGGAGTTTCCGCGGTTATGTGGCTGGTTGAAAATTTTCGGTTCAGGGAAACTTTCATGCTTGATCTGTGAAGACCCAGAGAAAAAAGGTTTCGTGCGCTGTCTGACGCCAGGATGTAACGTCGGATACTGTGCGATGTGTTGGTCCGATATCAAACAACGTTGTTACTCCTGTAACCCAGAAAAGGCTAGCAATCTTAGTGATCTATCTGATGATGGACTCTCTGACTCGGACTAA